The window CTCAGAAGAGGAGCAATTCAAAGTCTATCTACATTACGACCAGCTCTATTACTGGAAGTATGCTGAGCTCTCTAAGATGGGCAAAGGTCTACTTGATGGCGAGATTTGGGGAACAAAATGCCCAGAGTGTGGCGACAAGTTCTTCCCACCTAGGGTCAACTGCTGGAATCTGGACTGTAATCTAGAGAAGACAGAATGGATCAAGCTCAAGCCAGAAGGCTATGTTCATACCTACACAATTGCTGGATGGAGCGGCCGTTCTTCTCTGAAGCGACTCCCCTTTGTCTTGGCATATGTCGTTGTTGACGGCTGCAAGACAGCCGTTGCCAATGAGCTCCGGGGAATTGATCCTTGGAATGCAGAGTTCGAAATGCCTGTCAAGGTAGTCTGGGCTGATAAGGAAGATCGGAGAGGTACAATTACTGATTTCCACTTCGAACCAGCAGATGATTGGGAACCATCCGGCATGAATCCTGAGAAGGAGCGCATGAAGGAGCTTTGTGAACCGGTCTATGAATGGGTAAAAAGCATGAAATAGTTTTCAGTAGAAAGATTAAGGGTTGGT of the Candidatus Thorarchaeota archaeon genome contains:
- a CDS encoding OB-fold domain-containing protein; translation: MTKDDRKHYIPDKVEYGEKHPDKFRGDVEEDGFHFCGYDYDSEEEQFKVYLHYDQLYYWKYAELSKMGKGLLDGEIWGTKCPECGDKFFPPRVNCWNLDCNLEKTEWIKLKPEGYVHTYTIAGWSGRSSLKRLPFVLAYVVVDGCKTAVANELRGIDPWNAEFEMPVKVVWADKEDRRGTITDFHFEPADDWEPSGMNPEKERMKELCEPVYEWVKSMK